In Blastopirellula sediminis, the following proteins share a genomic window:
- a CDS encoding serine/threonine protein kinase, translated as MAVVNTHDFWKLLLKSNLLPKERCQQLHESFKQHAGGDADSKKLAKWLIGESAITPYQARVLLGGKSGPFQLGAYRLIDRVDSGPLAGAYHAEHIESGHPVLLHKVPKMTIADAPLWAVVQQQIRSRCATPHPHLWRCFELFEIGGNNFFLATEEPTGNPLQESRPGPGQPVPAADCARLVRQATLAIDRLHSMGIIQGNLTPDALWLEANGNLKVMNNPLDLPQAADWSKADEATLRRADYSAPELATPGTPPTRLSDVYSLGCILFDLLTGNPPFAGGDLNQKFSRHAAEPVAQAPQIPPQMFQTLAYMMAKSPTVRYQTAGDVANALGALVDPSQLNPPVVTAPATLGAYMQSLPQVTPPPSATPPQGMPQHFSPPTAAPFPGAPGMPMPGAPGMPMPGAPPMMPGYGAPPMATPVATPVAAPVAAPVATPVGAPVAAAAVPGAIQGESRATSLAERARKKKQVKRITQLVVLAILAIGMGGAGIWVLQNMPGENGDVADNDPTPVTVDPSNPPTIPGGGGNTNPPPTPQTGGEMPVQLIADDQQTLWASPTQGAAITLEGLPSGVKSVLTLRVDDLTGSEAGRKALEALGPQFNAAWKGWETTSGFSWSEVETATFGYGPTTPAAQPTIVVRLKGPTNLMSKWGGAQSVGQAPSQYFKLGAWSFYPLPTESGRGFAMGADSDIAAIAATGGAAPTLPLEMEQLRRSSDDERTLNLLFDARYLQSPQSPLSSGALAGLKEPVGWFLGDMIQAGLVSCQLDATNCYTEGRFIGSLAAEPFGLAESLRARILGGSKLVANTIAQLGPTPYWQSLGGKFPTMLEFAHKFARTGADGKQAVINIALPSYAAPNLLAAAELTISASTSGSGAAGPTAVAGGGGGANDQSVEGKLKKKISLAFPQNSLDFAMRDFGDELGAPVKLLGGDLQLDGITQNQQIRQFNMMDQPAEEVLIALLMKANPVTTVTAPNEADQKLVYVIAPDPENPDGDKVILITTRAQAAKKKYELPAPFQLKK; from the coding sequence ATGGCCGTCGTTAACACCCACGACTTCTGGAAATTGTTGCTGAAAAGCAACCTGCTTCCCAAGGAGCGCTGCCAGCAACTCCACGAAAGTTTCAAGCAGCACGCCGGCGGAGACGCTGACTCCAAAAAGCTCGCAAAGTGGCTGATCGGCGAGTCGGCGATTACTCCGTACCAGGCCCGCGTCTTGCTCGGCGGCAAGTCAGGACCGTTCCAACTCGGCGCGTACCGCCTGATCGATCGGGTCGATTCGGGACCGCTCGCCGGCGCCTATCATGCCGAGCATATCGAATCGGGACATCCCGTTCTGCTCCATAAAGTTCCGAAGATGACGATCGCCGACGCCCCGCTCTGGGCAGTCGTGCAACAACAGATCCGCAGCCGCTGCGCCACGCCTCACCCGCATCTGTGGCGCTGCTTTGAATTGTTCGAAATCGGCGGCAACAACTTCTTCCTGGCGACCGAAGAGCCGACCGGCAATCCGCTACAGGAAAGTCGTCCCGGTCCGGGACAACCGGTTCCGGCCGCCGACTGTGCGCGTCTGGTTCGCCAAGCGACCTTGGCGATCGATCGGCTCCATAGCATGGGCATCATCCAGGGGAACCTGACGCCTGACGCCCTGTGGCTGGAAGCCAACGGCAATTTGAAGGTGATGAACAACCCGCTCGATTTGCCGCAAGCCGCCGATTGGAGCAAAGCAGACGAAGCTACGCTGCGCCGCGCCGATTACTCGGCGCCGGAGCTTGCAACGCCCGGCACGCCGCCGACTCGCTTGAGCGACGTCTACTCGCTCGGCTGCATCCTGTTCGATCTGCTCACCGGCAATCCGCCGTTCGCCGGCGGCGACTTGAATCAGAAGTTCAGCCGACATGCCGCGGAGCCGGTCGCTCAAGCGCCGCAGATCCCGCCGCAAATGTTTCAAACGCTCGCCTACATGATGGCGAAGAGCCCGACGGTCCGTTATCAAACGGCCGGTGACGTGGCGAACGCCCTGGGGGCGCTGGTCGATCCGTCGCAGCTGAATCCTCCGGTCGTGACCGCCCCGGCGACGCTTGGCGCCTACATGCAGTCGCTGCCGCAAGTGACGCCTCCGCCCAGCGCAACGCCGCCGCAGGGGATGCCGCAACATTTCTCGCCCCCTACCGCCGCTCCATTTCCTGGGGCTCCCGGCATGCCGATGCCCGGTGCGCCCGGAATGCCGATGCCTGGCGCTCCCCCGATGATGCCCGGCTACGGCGCTCCGCCGATGGCGACGCCTGTGGCGACGCCGGTCGCAGCACCGGTCGCCGCTCCCGTCGCGACTCCGGTTGGGGCCCCGGTCGCAGCCGCTGCTGTCCCCGGCGCCATTCAAGGGGAAAGCCGCGCGACGAGCCTGGCCGAGCGAGCCCGCAAAAAGAAGCAAGTCAAACGAATCACGCAGTTGGTCGTGCTCGCGATTCTGGCGATCGGAATGGGTGGCGCCGGGATCTGGGTGTTGCAAAACATGCCCGGCGAGAACGGCGACGTCGCCGATAACGATCCGACGCCGGTCACGGTCGATCCGAGCAATCCGCCGACAATTCCCGGCGGCGGTGGCAACACGAATCCTCCGCCAACGCCGCAAACCGGCGGCGAGATGCCGGTGCAGCTGATCGCCGACGATCAGCAAACGCTCTGGGCCTCCCCCACACAAGGCGCAGCGATCACGCTGGAAGGTTTGCCGAGCGGCGTGAAGAGCGTGTTGACCCTCCGCGTCGATGATTTGACCGGCAGCGAAGCAGGCCGCAAAGCGCTCGAGGCGCTCGGTCCGCAATTCAACGCCGCCTGGAAAGGTTGGGAAACGACCAGCGGGTTCAGCTGGAGCGAAGTCGAAACGGCGACCTTCGGCTATGGGCCAACCACGCCTGCCGCGCAGCCGACGATCGTCGTTCGCCTGAAAGGGCCGACCAACCTGATGTCGAAGTGGGGAGGCGCTCAGTCGGTCGGCCAGGCTCCTTCGCAATACTTCAAGCTTGGCGCCTGGTCGTTCTATCCGCTGCCGACCGAAAGCGGACGCGGCTTTGCGATGGGCGCCGACAGCGACATCGCTGCGATCGCCGCAACCGGCGGCGCCGCTCCGACGTTGCCGCTCGAAATGGAACAACTCCGCCGCTCGTCCGACGATGAGCGAACGCTGAATCTGCTGTTCGACGCGCGGTACTTGCAGTCGCCCCAGTCGCCCCTCAGTTCGGGAGCGCTCGCTGGTTTGAAAGAACCGGTTGGCTGGTTCCTGGGAGACATGATCCAAGCCGGTCTCGTCAGCTGCCAACTCGACGCGACCAACTGCTACACCGAAGGACGCTTTATCGGCTCGCTGGCGGCGGAACCGTTTGGCCTGGCCGAATCGCTGCGAGCGAGGATCCTGGGAGGCTCGAAGCTGGTCGCCAACACCATCGCCCAGCTCGGTCCCACTCCCTATTGGCAATCGCTGGGAGGCAAGTTCCCGACGATGCTGGAGTTCGCCCACAAGTTCGCCCGCACCGGTGCTGACGGCAAACAGGCGGTCATCAACATCGCGTTGCCGTCGTACGCCGCACCGAACCTGTTGGCGGCGGCCGAATTGACCATTTCGGCCTCGACCAGCGGCAGCGGCGCCGCGGGCCCGACAGCCGTGGCTGGCGGCGGTGGCGGCGCAAATGACCAGTCGGTCGAAGGGAAGCTGAAAAAGAAGATCAGCCTGGCGTTTCCGCAGAATTCGCTCGACTTTGCGATGCGGGATTTTGGGGATGAACTGGGCGCCCCGGTCAAATTGCTGGGCGGCGACTTGCAGTTAGATGGGATCACCCAGAACCAGCAAATCCGGCAGTTCAACATGATGGACCAGCCAGCCGAAGAGGTCCTGATCGCCCTCCTGATGAAGGCGAATCCGGTCACCACGGTGACCGCGCCGAACGAAGCGGACCAAAAACTTGTTTACGTAATTGCCCCAGATCCGGAGAATCCGGACGGCGACAAGGTTATATTGATTACTACCAGAGCCCAGGCCGCGAAGAAGAAATACGAGTTGCCTGCGCCTTTTCAACTGAAAAAATAA
- a CDS encoding threonine aldolase family protein, whose translation MIDLRSDTVTQPTPTMRTAMANAEVGDAVIDIDPTVDRLERMTAELLGKEAAVYMPSGSMTNQIAIRIHCKPGDEFICEVGCHVYNYEQAAFAQLSGIATRTIEGEYGVLKPEQLNNGLIRPENDHMVRTRLVCLENTHNRGAGKIQPYENVEKICRWAHDAGLITHLDGARLFNAVAATGISLADWSQHFDTVSVCFSKGLGAPVGSCLAGPADMMREARRHRKLFGGGMRQAGVIAAGALYGLQHHRERLVYDHEHAQVLAAAIRESAHLSLTPETVDTNIVIFQVDPKIGTAAQFVSQLKEAGVAMMAISGQGVRAVTHLDVARPQIEEAGQILKKLGS comes from the coding sequence ATGATCGACCTCCGCAGCGATACCGTCACGCAACCGACCCCGACTATGCGCACCGCGATGGCCAACGCCGAAGTGGGAGACGCCGTGATCGACATCGATCCGACCGTCGACCGTCTGGAGCGGATGACCGCCGAGCTGTTGGGAAAAGAAGCGGCCGTTTACATGCCGTCCGGCAGCATGACCAACCAGATCGCAATCCGGATCCACTGCAAGCCTGGGGACGAGTTCATCTGCGAAGTCGGTTGCCATGTGTACAACTATGAGCAAGCGGCCTTCGCCCAGCTGAGCGGCATCGCGACGCGCACGATCGAAGGGGAATATGGCGTTCTCAAACCGGAGCAGCTGAACAACGGACTGATCCGTCCCGAAAACGACCACATGGTCCGAACGCGCCTGGTTTGTCTCGAAAACACGCACAATCGTGGCGCCGGCAAGATTCAGCCGTACGAAAACGTCGAGAAAATCTGCCGCTGGGCGCACGACGCCGGGCTGATCACTCACTTGGATGGGGCGAGGCTCTTCAATGCCGTCGCGGCGACCGGCATCTCACTGGCCGATTGGAGCCAGCACTTTGACACAGTCAGCGTCTGCTTTAGCAAGGGACTCGGAGCTCCGGTCGGTTCGTGTCTCGCAGGTCCGGCCGACATGATGCGAGAAGCGCGTCGCCATCGCAAGCTATTCGGCGGCGGCATGCGACAAGCCGGCGTCATCGCGGCGGGGGCCCTCTATGGACTTCAGCACCATCGCGAACGTCTGGTCTACGATCACGAGCACGCCCAGGTTCTGGCCGCGGCGATTCGCGAATCGGCCCATCTGTCGCTGACGCCGGAGACGGTCGACACCAACATTGTGATTTTCCAGGTCGATCCGAAAATCGGCACCGCGGCCCAGTTCGTCTCTCAACTCAAGGAGGCCGGCGTCGCCATGATGGCGATCAGCGGCCAAGGAGTTCGCGCGGTGACCCATCTCGACGTCGCTCGCCCCCAGATCGAAGAGGCGGGCCAGATCTTGAAAAAGCTGGGAAGTTAA
- the rlmKL gene encoding bifunctional 23S rRNA (guanine(2069)-N(7))-methyltransferase RlmK/23S rRNA (guanine(2445)-N(2))-methyltransferase RlmL — MDDAYDLLAAAAFGIEKVAARQIEQLGYEPKIIGSGKILFRGTMADVAKTNLWLRTADRVLIRLGAFKADDFGLLFDGVRALPWEKFIPADGCFPVNGRSLKSQLSSVPACQKIVKKAIVERLLAEHGVSELPETGPRITVEVALLEDEATLTIDTTGASLHKRGYRKLVGPAPLKETLAAALIDLSYWKPGRPLIDPFCGSGTIPIEAALIARNFAPGLTREFDFESWPLTSPEMMSDLRADARKAKLKKLDRPLLGFDTDADVLKLARQHANTAGVAHDVIFEQRDFRDLRSDDEYGCVITNPPYGERIGERRELIELYRSFPHVLRHLPTWSHYVLTAESQFERLIGQSADRRRKIYNGRIECQLYQFFGPRPPKTEQAPAEAEVETVDVDDTPQEVKIEAAPMPAFGGLTAKADEQAELFTNRLVKLQRHLRRWPKRGIYCYRLYERDIPEIPLVVDRYHDYLHLSEYERPHDRTPAQHAEWLDRMADVAADALEIPRENVFGKTRVVQRGDQQHERQDDRRVTIDAEEGGLKFEVNLSDYVDTGLFLDHRVARGMVRDEAKGKHFLNLFCYTGAFSVYAADGGAASTTSVDLSPTYLAWADRNLRRNGFRGPEHRLLQGDVMEWLRAPVEETYDLAVIDVPTFSNSKRTETVWDVQQDYVEALELLIDRMAPEGVIYFSTNFRRFKFDESLFEGVSIREISKRTVPEDFRNKRIHRCWRMVVRP; from the coding sequence TTGGACGACGCTTACGACTTATTGGCCGCCGCCGCGTTCGGCATCGAGAAGGTCGCTGCGCGCCAGATCGAACAACTGGGCTATGAACCGAAGATCATCGGCTCGGGAAAAATCTTGTTCCGCGGCACAATGGCCGACGTCGCGAAGACCAATCTTTGGCTCCGGACCGCCGATCGCGTCTTGATCCGTTTGGGAGCGTTCAAGGCGGATGACTTTGGACTCTTGTTCGACGGCGTGCGGGCGCTACCGTGGGAAAAGTTCATCCCGGCCGACGGCTGCTTTCCGGTCAACGGACGTTCGCTGAAGTCGCAACTTTCGAGCGTCCCTGCTTGCCAGAAGATCGTGAAGAAGGCGATCGTCGAACGACTCTTGGCCGAGCATGGCGTCAGCGAGCTTCCCGAAACCGGTCCCCGAATCACGGTCGAAGTGGCGCTGCTGGAAGACGAAGCGACGCTCACCATCGACACGACCGGCGCCAGTTTGCACAAGCGCGGCTATCGCAAGTTGGTCGGTCCGGCGCCGCTGAAAGAGACGCTCGCCGCCGCGCTGATCGACCTGAGCTACTGGAAGCCGGGGCGTCCGCTAATCGATCCGTTCTGCGGCAGCGGCACGATTCCGATCGAAGCGGCGCTGATCGCGCGAAACTTCGCCCCCGGTTTGACGCGCGAGTTCGACTTTGAAAGTTGGCCCCTCACCTCGCCCGAGATGATGTCGGACCTGCGAGCCGACGCTCGTAAGGCGAAGCTCAAAAAGCTCGATCGGCCGCTCCTGGGATTTGATACCGACGCTGACGTCTTGAAACTGGCTCGCCAACATGCCAACACCGCCGGCGTGGCGCACGATGTGATTTTCGAGCAACGCGACTTCCGCGATCTGCGCAGCGATGACGAATATGGCTGCGTCATCACCAATCCGCCCTATGGCGAGCGGATCGGCGAACGCCGCGAACTGATCGAGCTTTATAGGTCGTTCCCGCATGTGCTGCGGCATTTGCCGACATGGTCGCACTATGTGCTGACCGCCGAGTCGCAGTTTGAACGCTTGATCGGACAGAGCGCCGATCGCCGCCGGAAGATTTACAACGGCCGGATCGAGTGCCAGCTTTATCAGTTCTTCGGGCCGCGTCCGCCGAAAACTGAACAGGCTCCGGCGGAGGCCGAAGTTGAAACGGTCGACGTCGACGATACGCCGCAGGAAGTGAAGATCGAAGCGGCGCCGATGCCGGCCTTTGGCGGGCTAACGGCGAAAGCGGACGAACAGGCCGAACTGTTCACCAATCGCTTGGTCAAGCTTCAGCGTCACTTGCGCCGCTGGCCGAAGCGCGGGATCTATTGCTATCGCTTGTATGAACGTGACATTCCGGAGATCCCGCTCGTCGTCGATCGCTATCACGATTACTTGCATCTGAGCGAATACGAACGCCCTCACGATCGGACGCCGGCGCAACATGCGGAGTGGCTCGATCGGATGGCCGACGTCGCGGCCGATGCGCTGGAGATCCCGCGCGAGAATGTCTTCGGCAAGACCCGCGTCGTCCAGCGCGGCGATCAACAGCATGAGCGGCAAGATGACCGCCGCGTGACGATCGACGCCGAAGAAGGTGGATTGAAGTTCGAGGTCAATCTTTCGGACTACGTCGATACCGGGTTGTTCCTCGATCACCGCGTCGCGCGCGGCATGGTGCGGGATGAGGCGAAGGGAAAGCATTTTCTCAATCTCTTCTGCTACACCGGCGCCTTTTCGGTTTACGCCGCCGATGGCGGAGCGGCCAGCACTACGTCGGTCGACCTTTCGCCCACCTACCTGGCGTGGGCTGATCGCAACTTGCGGCGAAATGGGTTCCGTGGTCCCGAGCATCGATTGCTGCAGGGGGACGTGATGGAATGGTTGCGGGCTCCGGTCGAAGAGACGTACGACTTGGCGGTGATCGACGTGCCGACCTTCTCCAACAGCAAGCGAACCGAGACGGTCTGGGACGTCCAGCAGGACTATGTCGAGGCGCTCGAGCTGCTGATCGACCGGATGGCGCCGGAGGGGGTGATCTACTTTTCGACCAACTTCCGCCGGTTCAAATTCGACGAATCGCTTTTCGAGGGGGTCTCGATTCGGGAGATCTCGAAACGGACCGTCCCCGAAGATTTCCGGAATAAACGAATCCATCGCTGTTGGCGGATGGTCGTTCGCCCCTAG